A DNA window from Hydractinia symbiolongicarpus strain clone_291-10 chromosome 6, HSymV2.1, whole genome shotgun sequence contains the following coding sequences:
- the LOC130647975 gene encoding uncharacterized protein LOC130647975, which translates to MAAVCFGCRWYLPYLFMYCITTNLSIATKDLEIIVEEKPELCDDFARIGDLVYVDYTGMLRDGRVFDSSMHDGRSPLKFQLGAGTLIKGWERGIQGMCVGEKRKLVIPPHLGYGSQGVDGVIPPDSTLLFQVHLMNLERPSVVNQLQHFLQFAIWPFGLLCLVYYLYRKLSTAIAKDNERKPEKRSGKKRR; encoded by the exons ATGGCTGCGGTTTGTTTTGGTTGTCGCTGGTatttaccatatttgtttatgtactGCATCACTACTAATCTAAGTATAGCCACTAAAGATTTAGAGATAATTGTAGAG gaaAAACCCGAATTGTGTGATGATTTTGCAAGAATTGGAGACCTAGTTTACGTCGATTATACA GGAATGCTGAGAGATGGTCGTGTGTTTGACTCCTCCATGCACGATGGAAGATCTCCTCTTAAATTTCAATTAGGTGCAGGCACTCTAATCAAAG gttGGGAGAGAGGAATTCAAGGAATGTGTGTTGG AGAGAAACGAAAGCTAGTCATCCCGCCTCATTTAGGTTATGGTAGCCAGGGCGTAGATGGTGTCATTCCTC CTGACTCCACTCTCCTGTTTCAAGTCCATCTCATGAATCTGGAGCGTCCTTCTGTTGTGAATCAGCTGCAGCATTTTTTGCAGTTTGCTATCTGGCCCtttggtttactttgtttagtCTATTATTTATATCGGAAACTGTCAACCGCCATAGCTAAAGACAACGAACGAAAACCGGAGAAACGATCGGGGAAGAAGAGACGCTAA
- the LOC130647974 gene encoding uncharacterized protein LOC130647974 isoform X3, giving the protein MVAMDSNQEVQKTFESDFKSLSHKEALTVSRNLLEELLKDPLLQDIPKDTTASELQAKLDLEKGRAFIVNLRRSSEEGFEHIRSMQHGNHPTLRSGPKLECMYCFEADTQNTIRDVISDLQGQTHVTTL; this is encoded by the exons ATGGTCGCAATGGATTCAAATCAAGAGGTTCAAAAGACTTTCGAGTCAGACTTCAAATCTCTTTCACATAAGGAAGCCTTAACTGTTTCCAGAAATCTTTTAGAAGAACTACTTAAAGACCCCCTTCTTCAAGATATTCCAAAAGATACAACTGCAAGCGAGTTGCAAGCAAAACTTGACCTTGAAAAAGGCAGAGCTTTTATCGTCAACCTGCGCAGATCTTCAGAAGAAGGATTTGAACACATAC GTAGCATGCAGCATGGGAATCACCCAACACTGCGAAGTGGCCCTAAGCTAGAATGTATGTACTGTTTTGAAGCTGACACTCAAAATACAATACGAGACGTCATATCTGATTTACAGGGACAAACACATGTGACAacattgtaa